One window from the genome of Acuticoccus sp. I52.16.1 encodes:
- the nthA gene encoding nitrile hydratase subunit alpha: MAAHDDHHHHDHDHDDHSHLSEMEVRVRALQSLLEAKGFVDPAAIDEIVTLYEHEVGPQNGAKVVARAWTDPAFADRLFADATAAVAELGFSGRQGEHLVAVANTPQVHNMVVCTLCSCYPWTVLGVPPVWYKSAAYRAKAVADPRGVLSDFGVTLPQATKIRVWDSTAEMRYLVVPLRPAGTEALDEAALAALVTRDSMIGTGLAGGAA, from the coding sequence ATGGCCGCGCACGACGACCACCATCACCACGACCATGACCACGACGACCACAGCCACCTCTCCGAGATGGAGGTGCGGGTGCGGGCGCTACAGTCTCTCCTCGAGGCGAAGGGCTTCGTCGACCCGGCGGCCATCGACGAGATCGTCACCCTCTACGAGCACGAGGTGGGGCCGCAGAACGGCGCCAAGGTGGTGGCCCGCGCCTGGACCGACCCCGCTTTCGCCGACCGGCTCTTCGCCGACGCCACGGCGGCAGTCGCGGAGCTGGGCTTCTCCGGCCGGCAGGGGGAACACCTCGTCGCCGTCGCCAACACGCCACAGGTGCACAACATGGTCGTGTGCACGCTGTGCTCCTGCTACCCGTGGACGGTGCTGGGCGTCCCGCCGGTCTGGTACAAGTCCGCCGCCTACCGTGCCAAGGCGGTGGCCGACCCGCGCGGCGTGCTGAGCGACTTCGGCGTCACCCTCCCGCAGGCGACGAAGATCCGGGTGTGGGACTCCACGGCCGAGATGCGCTACCTCGTCGTGCCGCTGCGCCCGGCCGGGACCGAGGCGCTCGACGAGGCGGCACTCGCCGCGCTCGTGACCCGCGACTCGATGATCGGCACCGGGCTCGCCGGGGGCGCCGCGTGA
- the nthB gene encoding nitrile hydratase subunit beta yields MNGPADLGGKHGFGPVIPEKNEPKFHAQWEREVMGLVLAMGASGLWPLDRARYMRETLPHVTYYSSTYYQIWFAALERLIAEADLDTAPPRVLRREDVRPAMARGSPYDRPGPAPAFSVGDRVRVHPMRPATHTRAPAYVRGRVGTIESVRGSHVFPDSNAHGEGENPVPLYTVLFTAEALWGPDTTADEVCADLFEPYLERVQ; encoded by the coding sequence GTGAACGGGCCGGCGGACCTCGGCGGCAAGCACGGCTTCGGCCCGGTGATCCCGGAGAAGAACGAGCCGAAATTCCACGCCCAGTGGGAGCGCGAGGTGATGGGGCTGGTGCTGGCGATGGGCGCCTCGGGCCTGTGGCCGCTCGACCGCGCGCGCTACATGCGCGAGACGTTGCCCCACGTCACCTACTACAGCTCCACCTACTACCAGATCTGGTTCGCGGCGCTGGAGCGGCTGATCGCCGAGGCCGACCTCGACACCGCGCCCCCGCGCGTCCTGCGGCGCGAGGACGTGCGCCCGGCGATGGCCCGCGGCAGCCCCTACGACCGCCCCGGCCCCGCCCCGGCCTTCTCGGTGGGCGACAGGGTGCGCGTCCACCCGATGCGCCCGGCGACACACACCCGCGCCCCGGCCTATGTGCGCGGCCGCGTCGGCACCATCGAGAGTGTCCGCGGCAGCCACGTCTTCCCCGACAGCAACGCCCACGGCGAAGGCGAGAACCCGGTGCCGCTCTACACCGTCCTCTTCACCGCCGAGGCGCTGTGGGGACCGGACACCACCGCCGACGAGGTGTGCGCCGACCTCTTCGAGCCGTACCTGGAGCGGGTGCAATGA
- a CDS encoding nitrile hydratase accessory protein, translating to MSAEAAAAPTLGELARDDGPAFAAPWEATAFALRAHLLDRGLVDPARFAELYGEELRRGHAQPEDGTADYVAFVRALERAIAAVAPEADLVAEQQRWRDAAASTPHGTPIALPDR from the coding sequence ATGAGCGCCGAAGCCGCCGCGGCGCCGACCCTCGGCGAGCTCGCCCGGGACGACGGCCCCGCCTTCGCCGCGCCGTGGGAGGCGACCGCCTTCGCCCTGCGGGCCCACCTCCTCGACCGCGGCCTCGTCGACCCCGCGCGCTTCGCCGAGCTCTATGGCGAGGAACTTCGCCGCGGCCACGCCCAGCCGGAGGACGGCACCGCCGACTATGTGGCCTTCGTGCGCGCCCTGGAGCGGGCGATCGCCGCCGTCGCGCCCGAGGCCGACCTCGTCGCCGAGCAGCAACGCTGGCGCGACGCCGCCGCCTCGACCCCGCACGGAACGCCCATCGCCCTCCCCGACCGCTGA
- the rsmD gene encoding 16S rRNA (guanine(966)-N(2))-methyltransferase RsmD has protein sequence MRVVGGRHRGTALTAPKGDATRPTTDRLRETIFNILAHRFGDPLDGARVLDLFAGSGALGIEALSRGATFALFVETGAEARAAIRRNVEAVGSLGLTRVWRRDATKPGPCPVPPFDVVFADPPYGRGLGEAAVLAALAAQWLAPDALVVLEERADAMPATLDGFDPPFVREAGESAVAFFTRTPS, from the coding sequence ATGCGCGTCGTAGGTGGACGTCATCGCGGCACCGCGCTGACCGCCCCCAAGGGCGATGCCACCAGGCCGACCACCGACCGGCTGCGCGAGACCATCTTCAACATCCTCGCCCACCGCTTCGGCGACCCGCTGGACGGGGCCCGCGTGCTCGACCTCTTCGCCGGCAGCGGCGCGCTGGGCATCGAGGCGCTCTCCCGCGGCGCCACCTTCGCCCTCTTCGTCGAGACCGGCGCCGAGGCCCGCGCCGCCATCCGCCGCAACGTCGAGGCGGTCGGCTCGCTCGGCCTGACCCGCGTCTGGCGCCGTGACGCGACCAAGCCCGGCCCGTGCCCCGTCCCCCCGTTCGACGTCGTCTTCGCCGATCCGCCTTACGGTCGCGGTCTCGGCGAGGCGGCCGTCCTGGCGGCGCTGGCCGCGCAATGGCTGGCCCCCGATGCGCTCGTCGTGCTCGAGGAGCGGGCTGACGCCATGCCCGCGACGCTGGACGGTTTCGACCCGCCCTTCGTCCGTGAAGCCGGCGAGAGCGCCGTCGCCTTCTTCACCCGCACCCCGAGCTGA
- a CDS encoding pseudouridine synthase produces MSDTSPPEASDPDAGMPKGDRVAKVMARAGVASRRDAEAMIAEGRVSVNGTTLDTPAVTVTPEDEIRVDGELIPQRLRTRCFMFHKPRGLVTTNRDPDGRTTVFDALPQTLPRVVTVGRLDINTEGLLLLTNDGGLARVLELPATGWTRKYRARVHGDLDKEKLAQLSEGTAVDGILYGPIHVTIDRETGDNAWLTVALSEGKNREVKIVLGSLGLQVSRLIRVSYGPFQLGELARGEVMEIPTRRLKDQLGPRLAADAEADFDAPVAAAVIKTKPARPGPKARQDGGARREGGDRRPGRDEAPARGAGARDGRRAPAGKSRFGDDRPPREARVLDESGTRAYSDYRQSRETDDADTGRDRNRSDGRGGGDRQQRGDRPGRFDSRDGGDRNSRSDRPDRGDRPQGGNRYARPEGRDGGDRNSRGDRPDRGDRPQGGNRYARPEGRDGGDRNPRGDRPDRGDRPQGGNRYARPEGRDGGDRNPRGDRPDRGDRPQGGNRYSRPEGRDGGDRPNRGDRPDRGARFGGPRGGRDGDSAGRDRGGWTPRHDGAPRGGSDRGERQGDRPARFDSERPRRRDNDDRPGGFHRDGGRRPGGDDSRGRSDGPRGRASAEGPRGRSGGAPGGRGPRDGAFRKPGAGGPQRDARPRGGPGARSDGGGEGRGEFRSKPKSFAPRGDRRPEGRSADAGGPRGPRSGPPRSGPKFDAGPGARSGPKPGPKSGPKPGPRSGPRSGPKPGGARPGGSSYRPAGSRSKPPR; encoded by the coding sequence ATGTCCGACACGTCCCCCCCAGAGGCCAGCGATCCCGACGCCGGTATGCCCAAAGGCGACCGTGTCGCCAAGGTGATGGCTCGCGCCGGGGTCGCCTCGCGCCGCGATGCCGAGGCCATGATCGCCGAGGGACGCGTCTCCGTAAACGGCACCACGCTCGATACCCCCGCCGTCACCGTCACCCCCGAGGACGAGATCCGTGTCGACGGCGAGCTGATCCCGCAGCGCCTGCGCACCCGCTGTTTCATGTTCCACAAGCCCCGCGGCCTCGTCACCACCAACCGTGACCCGGACGGCCGCACCACCGTGTTCGACGCGCTGCCGCAGACGCTCCCCCGCGTCGTCACCGTCGGCCGGCTCGACATCAACACCGAGGGCCTGCTCCTCCTCACCAACGACGGCGGTCTCGCCCGCGTGCTCGAGCTTCCCGCCACCGGCTGGACCCGCAAATACCGGGCCCGCGTCCACGGCGACCTCGACAAGGAGAAGCTCGCCCAGCTCTCCGAGGGAACCGCGGTCGACGGCATCCTCTACGGCCCGATCCACGTGACCATCGACCGTGAAACCGGCGACAACGCATGGCTCACCGTGGCGCTGTCGGAAGGCAAGAACCGCGAAGTGAAGATCGTGCTGGGCTCGCTCGGCCTGCAGGTGTCGCGCCTCATTCGGGTCTCGTACGGGCCGTTCCAGCTCGGCGAGCTGGCGCGCGGGGAGGTGATGGAGATCCCGACCCGCCGGTTGAAGGATCAGCTCGGCCCGCGCCTCGCGGCCGACGCCGAAGCGGACTTCGACGCTCCGGTGGCCGCCGCGGTGATCAAGACCAAGCCCGCCCGCCCCGGCCCCAAGGCTCGCCAGGACGGTGGCGCGCGCCGCGAGGGTGGCGACCGCCGCCCGGGTCGCGACGAGGCGCCCGCGCGTGGCGCCGGTGCGCGTGACGGCCGCCGCGCCCCCGCCGGGAAGAGCCGCTTCGGCGACGATCGTCCCCCCCGCGAGGCGCGCGTCCTCGACGAAAGCGGGACCCGCGCCTACTCCGACTACCGCCAGAGCCGGGAGACCGACGACGCCGACACCGGCCGCGACCGGAACCGTTCCGACGGCCGTGGCGGCGGTGACCGCCAGCAAAGGGGCGACCGACCGGGCCGCTTCGACAGTCGCGACGGCGGCGACCGCAACTCGCGCAGCGACCGCCCGGACCGCGGCGACCGTCCGCAAGGCGGCAACCGCTACGCCCGTCCCGAAGGCCGCGACGGCGGCGACCGCAACTCGCGCGGCGACCGTCCGGACCGTGGCGACCGCCCGCAAGGCGGCAACCGCTACGCCCGTCCCGAAGGCCGCGACGGCGGCGACCGCAACCCGCGTGGCGACCGTCCGGATCGCGGCGACCGCCCGCAAGGCGGCAACCGCTACGCCCGTCCCGAAGGCCGCGACGGCGGCGACCGCAACCCGCGTGGCGACCGTCCGGATCGCGGCGACCGCCCGCAAGGCGGCAACCGCTACTCCCGTCCCGAAGGCCGTGACGGCGGCGACCGCCCCAACCGTGGGGACAGGCCCGACCGCGGCGCCCGCTTCGGCGGTCCGCGCGGAGGCCGGGACGGCGACAGCGCCGGGCGCGACCGTGGCGGATGGACGCCACGCCACGACGGGGCTCCGCGTGGCGGGTCGGACCGTGGCGAGCGCCAGGGCGACCGCCCCGCGCGCTTCGATTCCGAGCGCCCCCGGCGCCGCGACAACGACGACCGCCCCGGCGGATTCCATCGCGATGGCGGCCGGCGCCCGGGCGGAGACGACAGCCGCGGCCGGAGTGATGGCCCCCGTGGCCGTGCCTCGGCCGAGGGTCCGCGTGGGCGCTCCGGCGGTGCGCCCGGCGGCCGTGGCCCGCGTGACGGCGCCTTCCGCAAACCCGGCGCCGGCGGTCCGCAGCGCGACGCCCGCCCCCGCGGCGGTCCCGGCGCGCGTTCCGACGGCGGTGGCGAGGGGCGCGGCGAGTTCCGCAGCAAGCCGAAGAGCTTCGCCCCCCGTGGCGATCGCCGGCCGGAAGGCCGCTCGGCGGACGCCGGCGGGCCGCGTGGCCCGCGTTCCGGTCCTCCTCGGTCCGGTCCGAAGTTCGACGCCGGGCCCGGTGCGAGGTCGGGTCCGAAGCCCGGTCCGAAGTCCGGTCCGAAGCCGGGCCCCAGGTCGGGTCCGAGATCCGGACCGAAGCCGGGCGGGGCACGTCCCGGCGGCTCGTCCTATCGGCCCGCCGGGTCGCGGTCCAAGCCGCCACGGTAG
- a CDS encoding nucleoside deaminase, with the protein MEHALAEARMAAARGEVPVGAVVVKDGAVLSSAGNRTLADLDPTAHAEIVALRAAARILGSERLPGCDLYVTLEPCAMCAAAISFARIRRLYFGALDPKGGAVESGPCLYTQPTVHHKPEVYGGFAATEAGALLAAFFRARRGAAGGA; encoded by the coding sequence ATGGAGCATGCGCTCGCCGAAGCCCGGATGGCGGCGGCGCGCGGCGAGGTGCCGGTGGGGGCGGTGGTGGTCAAGGACGGTGCGGTCCTGTCCTCGGCCGGCAATCGCACCCTTGCCGACCTCGACCCCACCGCACATGCCGAAATCGTCGCACTCAGAGCGGCCGCGCGGATCCTCGGATCCGAGCGACTCCCTGGGTGCGATCTTTACGTGACATTGGAGCCCTGCGCCATGTGTGCCGCAGCGATCAGTTTCGCAAGGATCCGAAGACTGTATTTTGGCGCGCTCGATCCGAAAGGCGGAGCGGTGGAGAGCGGGCCTTGCCTCTACACCCAACCGACCGTGCACCACAAGCCCGAAGTGTACGGCGGATTCGCGGCGACGGAGGCGGGGGCGCTGCTGGCGGCGTTCTTCCGGGCGCGGCGGGGGGCGGCGGGCGGCGCCTGA
- a CDS encoding DUF2934 domain-containing protein: protein MIDGIDTARIAQRAYAIWEETGRPAGRDADHWLRAESELRAERLMTLGEAAVARATRPRPAAPLAEAAAARPEPAPAEPPRRAEPPRRTKPKSGSPKSGSPKSAAPKSAAANPAAPEATRPEAAPKSAHKSAAARAGRAGKRAASRRRGAEPAPEGAPAL from the coding sequence ATGATCGATGGTATCGACACCGCGCGCATCGCCCAGCGCGCCTACGCGATCTGGGAGGAGACCGGCCGCCCCGCCGGTCGCGACGCCGACCACTGGCTCCGCGCCGAGAGCGAGCTGCGCGCCGAGCGCCTCATGACCCTCGGCGAGGCCGCCGTCGCCAGGGCGACCCGGCCGCGCCCCGCCGCCCCGCTTGCCGAAGCCGCCGCCGCGAGGCCCGAGCCGGCGCCCGCCGAGCCCCCCCGCCGCGCCGAGCCGCCTCGCCGCACCAAGCCCAAGTCAGGCTCGCCCAAGTCAGGCTCGCCCAAGTCCGCCGCACCCAAGTCCGCCGCGGCCAATCCCGCCGCGCCCGAGGCAACGAGGCCCGAGGCCGCGCCTAAATCCGCGCACAAATCCGCCGCCGCACGCGCCGGACGCGCCGGCAAGCGCGCCGCGTCCCGCCGCCGCGGTGCCGAGCCCGCTCCCGAGGGTGCCCCCGCGCTCTGA
- a CDS encoding DUF2283 domain-containing protein: MKPTITYDPEADAAYITLSSARVLESEEVRPGVVFDYDDTDRIVGIEVLGARGKLGADTLAGVAIYEAALNV; encoded by the coding sequence ATGAAGCCGACGATCACCTACGACCCCGAGGCCGATGCCGCCTACATCACCCTGTCCAGCGCCCGCGTGCTGGAGAGCGAAGAGGTCCGCCCGGGCGTGGTCTTCGACTACGACGATACCGACCGGATCGTGGGGATCGAAGTGCTGGGGGCGCGGGGGAAGCTGGGAGCGGATACTCTCGCTGGCGTTGCAATTTATGAGGCGGCGCTCAACGTCTGA
- a CDS encoding DUF4258 domain-containing protein yields MRYSFTKHARDELARRGIQLDWIESAVERPIYVEPDPEDATLERRYARIAAHGNRVLRVVCRPQADVVEIITVFFDRNARRRL; encoded by the coding sequence CTGAGGTATAGCTTCACCAAACATGCCCGCGACGAGCTCGCGCGCCGCGGTATTCAGCTCGACTGGATCGAATCCGCCGTCGAACGCCCCATATACGTCGAGCCGGACCCGGAAGACGCCACGCTCGAACGCCGTTATGCGCGGATCGCGGCCCACGGCAACCGCGTTCTGAGAGTCGTCTGCCGGCCGCAGGCTGACGTGGTAGAGATAATTACGGTATTCTTCGACCGTAATGCCAGGAGGCGCTTATGA
- the lepA gene encoding translation elongation factor 4: protein MDDIAPVDTNAPASAASAGASETIANVRNFSIVAHIDHGKSTLADRLIQATGSVTQREMKEQMLDSMDIERERGITIKAQTVRLIYKASDGKEYKLNLIDTPGHVDFAYEVNRSLAACEGSLLVVDASQGVEAQTLANVYQAIDNDHEIVPVLNKVDLPAAEPERIREQIEEVIGIDASEAIPISAKTGLGIPEVLEAIVKRLPAPKGNPGAPLKAMLIDSWFDQYLGVVTLVRMIDGHLKKGQTIRMMRTGAKYGVDKVGVFTPKLLEVDELGPGEIGFLIAGIKEVADTRVGDTITEDKRPAAEPLPGFRPAIPVVFCGLFPVDANDFEGLRAAMGKLRLNDASFSYEMETSAALGFGFRCGFLGLLHLEIIQERLEREFNLDLIATAPSVVYQLHLSTGEMKELHNPVDMPDPTEIDAIAEPWIKATILTPDEYLGGILKLCQERRGIQKELSYVGSRAMATYELPLNEVVFDFYDRLKSVSKGYASFDYQLDAYREGDLVRMNILVNAEPVDALAMLVHRSQAERRGRAMCEKLKELIPQHMFVIPIQAAIGGRIIARETIRALRKDVTAKCYGGDATRKRKLLEKQKAGKKKMRQFGKVEIPQEAFIAALKVDS from the coding sequence ATGGATGACATCGCCCCCGTCGACACCAATGCCCCCGCGAGCGCCGCATCAGCCGGTGCGTCCGAGACCATCGCCAATGTGCGCAACTTCTCCATCGTCGCGCACATCGACCATGGCAAGTCGACGCTGGCCGACCGCCTGATCCAGGCCACCGGCTCCGTCACCCAGCGCGAGATGAAAGAGCAGATGCTCGACTCGATGGACATCGAGCGCGAGCGCGGCATCACCATCAAGGCGCAGACCGTCCGCCTCATCTACAAGGCGTCCGACGGCAAGGAGTACAAGCTCAACCTGATCGACACGCCCGGCCACGTCGACTTCGCCTACGAGGTCAACCGCTCGCTCGCCGCCTGCGAAGGCTCCCTCCTGGTGGTCGACGCGTCCCAGGGCGTCGAGGCGCAGACCCTCGCCAACGTCTACCAGGCGATCGACAACGACCACGAGATCGTCCCCGTCCTCAACAAGGTCGACCTCCCCGCCGCCGAGCCGGAGCGCATCCGCGAGCAGATCGAGGAGGTCATCGGCATCGACGCGTCCGAGGCGATCCCGATCTCCGCCAAGACCGGCCTCGGCATCCCCGAGGTGCTGGAGGCGATCGTCAAGCGCCTGCCCGCCCCCAAGGGCAACCCCGGCGCCCCCCTCAAGGCGATGCTGATCGATTCCTGGTTCGACCAGTATCTCGGCGTCGTCACCCTCGTGCGCATGATCGATGGGCACCTCAAGAAGGGTCAGACCATCCGCATGATGCGCACCGGCGCCAAGTACGGGGTCGACAAGGTGGGCGTCTTCACCCCCAAGCTCCTCGAGGTGGACGAGCTGGGGCCGGGCGAGATCGGCTTCCTCATCGCCGGCATCAAGGAGGTGGCCGACACCCGCGTCGGCGACACCATCACCGAGGACAAGCGCCCCGCCGCCGAGCCGCTGCCCGGCTTCCGCCCCGCCATCCCGGTAGTCTTCTGCGGCCTCTTCCCGGTCGACGCCAACGACTTCGAGGGCCTGCGCGCCGCCATGGGCAAGCTGCGCCTCAACGACGCCAGCTTCTCCTACGAGATGGAGACCTCCGCCGCGCTCGGTTTCGGCTTCCGCTGCGGCTTCCTGGGCCTGTTGCACCTGGAAATCATCCAGGAGCGGCTGGAGCGCGAGTTCAACCTCGACCTCATCGCCACCGCGCCGTCGGTGGTCTACCAGCTCCACCTCTCCACCGGCGAGATGAAGGAGCTGCACAACCCGGTCGACATGCCCGACCCGACCGAGATCGACGCCATCGCCGAGCCGTGGATCAAGGCGACCATCCTGACGCCGGACGAGTATCTCGGCGGCATCCTCAAGCTCTGCCAGGAGCGCCGCGGCATCCAGAAGGAGCTCAGCTACGTCGGCAGCCGCGCGATGGCGACGTACGAGCTGCCGCTCAACGAGGTGGTGTTCGACTTCTACGACCGTCTGAAGAGCGTCTCGAAGGGCTACGCCTCGTTCGACTATCAGCTCGACGCGTACCGCGAGGGCGACCTCGTGCGGATGAACATCCTCGTCAACGCCGAGCCGGTCGACGCGCTGGCGATGCTGGTGCACCGCAGCCAGGCGGAGCGCCGCGGCCGCGCCATGTGCGAAAAGCTGAAAGAGCTGATCCCGCAGCACATGTTCGTCATCCCGATCCAGGCCGCGATCGGCGGCCGCATCATCGCCCGCGAGACCATCCGCGCCCTACGCAAGGACGTGACCGCCAAGTGCTACGGCGGCGACGCCACCCGCAAACGCAAGCTCCTCGAAAAGCAAAAGGCGGGCAAGAAGAAGATGCGCCAATTCGGCAAGGTCGAGATCCCGCAGGAGGCGTTTATTGCGGCGTTGAAGGTGGATAGCTGA
- a CDS encoding PQQ-dependent sugar dehydrogenase, producing the protein MPMMTDVGRTALMAGAALFMLSAAPALAQQDPPAPAAIDNPPPADGPLAGRPETPGAQRLAPLSSPPFATEEADLPLAKIVVPDGFEVEVYAAGIKDARTVRVGENAVFVSNWQGNKIWVITEENGERTAEVLYDGLDWPNGIALHDGTLYVAEHKTISKVDAIESHLKDPPPLETIYDDLGDPRPHGWRFLDVGPDDKLYVSNSAPCNICMLDEGFGEIRKINLDGSGAEPVLRGMRNTVGFDFHPGNGHLYFTDNNRDWLSEDLPNGELNRMTEPGKQHFGFPFCHQGDLADPEFGWGYDCADFEPPVAKLGPHVAPLGMRFYTGSSFPQKYQGAIFVARHGPWNRTKKIGADILAVFLDENGDVTGMEPFLSGLIENNEYIGRPVDVEQMADGSLLVTDDWNGAVYRVSYTGD; encoded by the coding sequence ATGCCTATGATGACCGATGTCGGCCGTACCGCCCTGATGGCGGGTGCGGCGCTCTTCATGCTGTCGGCCGCGCCCGCTTTGGCGCAGCAGGACCCGCCGGCCCCCGCCGCGATCGACAATCCGCCCCCTGCCGACGGCCCCCTCGCCGGCCGGCCGGAGACGCCGGGCGCCCAGCGCCTCGCCCCCCTCTCCTCCCCGCCCTTCGCCACCGAGGAGGCGGACCTGCCGCTCGCCAAGATCGTCGTGCCGGACGGGTTCGAGGTCGAGGTCTATGCCGCGGGGATCAAGGACGCCCGCACCGTTCGCGTCGGCGAGAACGCGGTGTTCGTGTCCAACTGGCAGGGCAACAAGATCTGGGTGATCACCGAGGAGAACGGTGAGCGCACCGCCGAGGTGCTCTACGACGGGCTCGACTGGCCCAACGGAATCGCGCTGCACGACGGCACGCTCTACGTCGCCGAGCACAAGACCATCTCCAAGGTCGACGCCATCGAGAGCCACCTCAAGGATCCGCCGCCGCTGGAGACGATCTACGACGACCTCGGCGACCCGCGGCCGCACGGCTGGCGCTTCCTCGACGTCGGCCCCGACGACAAGCTGTATGTTTCCAACAGCGCCCCCTGCAACATCTGCATGTTGGACGAGGGCTTCGGCGAGATCCGCAAGATCAACCTCGACGGGTCGGGCGCGGAGCCGGTTCTGCGGGGCATGCGCAACACCGTCGGCTTCGACTTCCATCCCGGCAACGGGCATCTCTATTTCACCGACAACAACCGCGACTGGCTGTCGGAGGACCTGCCCAACGGCGAGCTGAACCGGATGACCGAGCCGGGCAAGCAGCACTTCGGCTTCCCCTTCTGCCACCAGGGCGACCTCGCCGACCCGGAATTCGGCTGGGGCTATGATTGTGCCGACTTCGAGCCGCCGGTCGCCAAGCTGGGCCCGCACGTCGCCCCGCTGGGGATGCGCTTCTATACCGGCTCGTCGTTCCCGCAGAAGTACCAGGGCGCGATCTTCGTCGCCCGCCACGGCCCGTGGAACCGCACCAAGAAGATCGGTGCCGACATCCTCGCCGTCTTCCTCGACGAGAACGGCGACGTCACCGGGATGGAGCCCTTCCTCTCCGGCCTGATCGAGAACAACGAGTATATCGGCCGCCCGGTCGACGTCGAGCAGATGGCGGACGGCTCGCTGCTCGTCACCGACGACTGGAACGGCGCGGTCTACCGCGTGTCCTACACCGGCGACTGA
- a CDS encoding c-type cytochrome, whose protein sequence is MRTLTTIALALGLASPAAADLKFFPERQETCVACHGENGVSEIPEVPSLAGQPDYYALLQLVEFREGNRDSPEMAATVDGMTNDDLKAAAAFVGSLPPAPAPGPGDPAQMKAGSALSAQHGCARCHGAEYRGGQQIPALRNQRADYIVKALQDYRAERRIGERAAMVEVAAELSDAEMADLAHYFAHQP, encoded by the coding sequence ATGCGGACCTTGACGACGATCGCGCTGGCGCTGGGGCTCGCGAGCCCCGCGGCGGCGGACCTGAAATTTTTCCCCGAACGCCAGGAGACCTGCGTCGCCTGCCACGGCGAGAACGGCGTCTCCGAGATCCCGGAGGTCCCCTCGCTGGCGGGGCAGCCGGACTATTATGCCCTCCTCCAGCTGGTGGAGTTCCGCGAAGGCAACCGCGATTCGCCCGAGATGGCGGCCACCGTGGACGGCATGACCAACGACGACCTGAAGGCCGCGGCCGCCTTCGTCGGCAGCCTGCCGCCGGCGCCCGCCCCCGGCCCCGGCGACCCGGCGCAAATGAAGGCCGGCTCCGCCCTCTCCGCCCAGCACGGCTGCGCCCGCTGCCACGGCGCCGAATACCGCGGCGGACAGCAGATCCCGGCCCTGCGGAACCAGCGGGCGGACTACATCGTCAAGGCGTTGCAGGACTACCGGGCCGAGCGGCGCATCGGCGAGCGGGCCGCCATGGTCGAGGTCGCCGCCGAGCTGAGCGACGCCGAGATGGCCGACCTCGCGCATTATTTCGCGCATCAGCCCTGA
- a CDS encoding cyclase family protein, with product MDNPRWTQRPDGANWGDFSPDDQLGRLNLITAEKVRQGVAEVQEGLTFSLSLPLDYPGGNGLNPRRHPPVLRPTMRDGLPMFNAADVGTTDVVCDDLVIMHLQYSTQWDALCHVGSQFDADGDGVAERVYYNGFRADEHIVGPDDAADGGITDGMRRESTSGAGKLGIEGMAAHGVQGRAVMIDLRAHFGDARRLVDYDDMMRVIEADGVVVETGDMVCLHTGFAQRVLEMKRQPDPDLLHGMCCALNGRDTRLLQWITDSGLAVLIADNYAVEGLPAEEGVLPCARMPLHEHCLFKNGIHLGELWHLTPLAEWLRARGRSRFLLTAPPLRLPGAVGSPANPIATV from the coding sequence ATGGACAATCCGCGCTGGACGCAGCGGCCGGACGGAGCGAACTGGGGCGACTTCAGCCCCGACGACCAGCTCGGGCGGCTCAACCTCATCACCGCCGAGAAGGTGCGCCAGGGGGTCGCCGAGGTGCAGGAGGGGCTGACCTTCTCGCTCTCGCTGCCGCTCGACTATCCCGGCGGCAACGGGCTCAATCCGCGCCGGCACCCGCCCGTTCTGCGCCCGACGATGCGCGACGGCCTGCCGATGTTCAACGCCGCCGACGTCGGCACCACCGACGTGGTGTGCGACGACCTCGTCATCATGCACCTGCAATATTCGACGCAGTGGGACGCGCTGTGCCACGTCGGCTCGCAGTTCGACGCCGATGGCGACGGGGTGGCCGAGCGCGTCTACTACAACGGCTTTCGCGCCGACGAGCATATCGTCGGACCGGACGACGCGGCCGACGGCGGGATCACCGACGGGATGCGCCGCGAGAGCACCTCGGGTGCCGGCAAGCTGGGCATCGAGGGGATGGCCGCGCACGGGGTGCAGGGCCGCGCCGTGATGATCGACCTGCGTGCCCACTTCGGCGACGCGCGCCGCCTGGTCGACTACGACGACATGATGCGGGTGATCGAGGCCGACGGCGTCGTCGTCGAGACCGGGGACATGGTGTGCCTGCACACCGGGTTCGCGCAGCGGGTGCTGGAGATGAAGCGCCAGCCGGACCCGGACCTGCTGCACGGCATGTGCTGCGCGCTGAACGGACGCGACACGCGGCTGCTGCAGTGGATCACCGACAGCGGGCTCGCGGTGCTTATCGCCGACAACTACGCCGTCGAGGGGCTGCCGGCCGAGGAGGGCGTGCTGCCGTGCGCGCGCATGCCGCTGCACGAGCACTGCCTGTTCAAAAACGGCATCCACCTCGGCGAGCTGTGGCACCTGACGCCGCTGGCCGAATGGCTGCGCGCGCGGGGCCGGTCGCGCTTCCTGCTGACGGCGCCCCCGCTGCGGCTGCCGGGCGCCGTGGGAAGCCCTGCCAATCCGATCGCGACGGTCTGA